A genomic window from Halogeometricum borinquense DSM 11551 includes:
- a CDS encoding ferritin-like domain-containing protein, with translation MTSNEVTDLLKKAYQDELETVMNYLTNSIVLDGVRAEEIKGSLQADIQEELNHAELLGNRLKQLDEKPPGSAEFEANQMNLQPPADSTDVLSVIEGVLTAEEDAISTYRDLIAAAEEANDPVTEDLAVTVLADEEAHRTEFRGFRKEYKKD, from the coding sequence ATGACAAGCAACGAGGTCACTGACCTTCTCAAGAAGGCCTATCAGGACGAGTTAGAGACGGTGATGAACTACCTGACGAACTCTATCGTTCTCGACGGCGTCCGCGCCGAGGAGATAAAGGGGTCGCTCCAAGCCGACATCCAAGAGGAACTGAACCACGCGGAACTGCTCGGCAACCGACTGAAGCAACTGGACGAAAAACCGCCGGGATCAGCCGAGTTCGAGGCGAATCAGATGAATCTCCAACCGCCAGCGGACAGCACGGACGTTCTCTCGGTCATCGAGGGCGTCCTGACTGCCGAAGAAGATGCCATCTCGACGTACCGTGACCTCATTGCCGCCGCAGAGGAGGCGAACGACCCTGTTACTGAAGACCTCGCGGTGACGGTACTGGCCGACGAGGAAGCCCACCGGACGGAGTTCCGCGGCTTCCGCAAAGAGTACAAGAAAGACTGA